Proteins from a genomic interval of Lysobacter arenosi:
- a CDS encoding N-acyl-D-amino-acid deacylase family protein: protein MLRPSAIALAIALTACTGSAPPEVPHYDLVIRNGQVFDGSGAPARRVDVAVRGDRIAALLAPGAPAQATKEVDARGQAVTPGFINVLSWATESLIADGRGQADTRQGVTLEIFGEGWSMGPLTPAMKTEAVKQQGDIRYPIEWTTLGQYLEYLEHRGITPNVASFVGAATVRIHELGEADVQPDAQQLARMQDQVRQAMREGALGVGGSLIYPPGFYARTDELIALSQAAAESGGGYVAHMRSEANGMLEALDETIAIGRATGQHVEVYHLKAAGQGNWPKMAEAISRIDGARGQGVDIAANMYAYTAGATGLDASLPPWVQDGGHDAMIRRLKDPATRARIIAEMKRIDGKWENLRLQAGSPERVQFIGFKSDKLKPLTGLTLAEVAKRRGTSAEDTVVDLIVEDDYRVDTAYFLMSEDNVELGLRQPWVSLGSDAESSAPEGVFLKSSTHPRAYGNFARFLGHYVREQKLMPLEQAVFRLTGLPARNWKLKDRGCLTVGCFADIAVFDPAAIRDNATFAKPQQYATGVSDVFVNGVQVLRDGEHTGAKPGRVVRGPGWQGAAQAKP from the coding sequence GTGCTGCGTCCGTCCGCAATCGCTCTCGCCATCGCGCTGACTGCCTGTACCGGGTCGGCTCCGCCGGAAGTTCCGCACTACGACCTGGTGATCCGCAACGGCCAGGTCTTCGACGGCAGCGGTGCACCGGCCCGGCGTGTCGATGTCGCCGTGCGCGGCGACCGCATCGCGGCGTTGCTGGCGCCGGGCGCGCCGGCGCAGGCGACGAAGGAAGTGGATGCGCGTGGCCAGGCGGTGACGCCGGGCTTCATCAACGTGCTCAGCTGGGCGACCGAATCGCTGATCGCCGATGGCCGCGGCCAGGCAGACACACGCCAGGGCGTAACCCTGGAGATCTTCGGCGAAGGCTGGTCGATGGGACCGCTGACGCCGGCGATGAAGACCGAGGCCGTCAAGCAGCAGGGCGACATCCGCTATCCGATCGAGTGGACCACGCTCGGCCAGTACCTGGAGTACCTGGAACACCGCGGTATCACGCCCAACGTCGCCTCGTTCGTCGGCGCCGCCACGGTGCGCATCCACGAACTGGGTGAGGCCGATGTGCAGCCCGATGCGCAGCAGCTGGCACGGATGCAGGACCAGGTCCGCCAGGCGATGCGCGAAGGGGCGCTCGGTGTCGGCGGTTCGCTGATCTACCCGCCGGGATTCTATGCGCGCACCGACGAGCTGATCGCGCTGTCGCAGGCGGCCGCCGAAAGCGGTGGCGGTTACGTCGCGCACATGCGCAGCGAAGCCAACGGCATGCTCGAGGCGCTCGACGAGACGATCGCGATCGGCCGCGCCACCGGCCAGCATGTCGAGGTCTACCACCTCAAGGCGGCCGGGCAGGGCAACTGGCCGAAGATGGCCGAAGCCATTTCGCGCATCGACGGCGCGCGCGGGCAGGGCGTCGACATCGCCGCCAACATGTACGCCTACACCGCCGGCGCGACGGGGCTGGACGCGAGCCTGCCGCCGTGGGTGCAGGACGGTGGCCACGACGCGATGATCCGTCGCCTGAAGGATCCGGCGACGCGCGCACGCATCATCGCCGAGATGAAGCGCATCGATGGCAAGTGGGAGAACCTGCGTCTGCAGGCCGGCTCGCCCGAACGCGTGCAGTTCATCGGATTCAAGAGCGACAAGCTCAAGCCGCTCACCGGCCTGACCCTGGCGGAAGTCGCCAAGCGTCGTGGTACCAGCGCCGAGGACACGGTTGTCGACCTGATCGTCGAGGACGATTACCGGGTCGACACCGCCTACTTCCTGATGAGCGAGGACAACGTCGAACTGGGCCTGCGCCAGCCGTGGGTGAGCCTGGGCTCGGACGCCGAGTCCTCGGCGCCGGAAGGCGTGTTCCTCAAGTCCAGCACGCACCCGCGCGCCTATGGCAACTTCGCCCGCTTCCTTGGCCACTACGTGCGCGAGCAAAAGCTGATGCCGCTGGAGCAGGCGGTGTTCCGCCTGACCGGCCTGCCCGCGCGCAACTGGAAGCTCAAGGATCGCGGTTGCCTCACGGTCGGCTGTTTCGCCGATATCGCGGTGTTCGATCCGGCCGCGATCCGCGACAATGCCACCTTCGCCAAGCCGCAGCAGTACGCCACCGGCGTCAGCGACGTGTTCGTCAACGGCGTGCAGGTGCTTCGCGATGGCGAGCACACCGGTGCCAAACCCGGACGGGTGGTGCGCGGTCCGGGCTGGCAGGGCGCGGCACAGGCAAAACCATGA